GCCGCGCCGCCCACCGGCGGCCTCGCAATTATTCACCCGCTCGACATCGTAGACGAACTACGGGACAGTTACCTCACTTATGCTCAGTCGGTTATCATCAGCCGCGCGCTACCGGACGTGCGCGACGGGCTGAAGCCCTCGCAGCGCCGCATCCTCGTCGCGATGAACGACCTCGGCCTCGGGCCGGCCTCGTCCACCAGCAAGTGCGCCGGTATCATCGGCGAAACGATGAAGCGGTACCACCCGCACGGCGACGCCTCGATTTACGACTCGCTCGTGCGAATGGCGCAAGACTGGAACTTGCGGTACCGGCTCGTCCACGGCCAGGGGAACTTCGGCTCGATCGCCGGTCTGCCGCCCGCCGCCCACCGGTACACCGAAGCGCGCCTCACGCCGGCCGCGGGCGAGCTCCTCGAAGACCTCGAGCGCGACACCGTTGACTTCATCGACAATTACGACGGCAAGTACCGCGAACCGCTCGTGCTTCCCGGGAAGTTTCCGAACCTCCTGGTCAACGGCTCGGACGGCATCGCGGTAGGCATGGCGACGCACATCCCGCCGCACAACTTGCGCGAGGTGTGTACCGCCCTCGTCAGGCTCATCGACGAGCCCGACGCCACGCTCGCCGACCTCATTCAGATCGTCCCGGGGCCGGACTTCCCGACCGGCGGTATCGTGATGGGTCGGCAGGGAATTCTTGATGCGTACTCGCGGGGCGCGGGGAAAATCACGCTCCGCGCCCGCGCCCAGGTGATGGAAGAGGTCAAAGGGAAGTCGCCGAGCATCCTCATCACGGAGGTACCGTTCCAGGTGACGCGCAACGCGCTCACCGAGGAAATCGGGCAACTGGTGAAGGACGAGCGCATCGCCGGGATCGGCGGCATCCGCGACGAATCATCCGCGCGCAACGGCGAGCCCGTCCGCCTCATCGTCGAGCTCAAGCGCGGGACCGACCCGCACCTCGTCCTGAACCAACTCTACCAGTTCACGAAGCTCCAGAAAACGGTCAGCATCATCATGCTCGCACTGGTGGACGGCCGCCCGCGCGAGCTCACGCTCAAGGAGATGCTCCAGAAGTTCCTGGACCACCGCGTGCACGTCATCCGGCGGCGCACGGAGTACCTGCTGCGCGAGGCGAAGCGCCGCGGGCACGTCCTCGAGGGGCAGCTCATCGCCATTGCGGACATCGAGAACGTCATCAAGATTTGCCGCACGTCGGCCAACCGCGGGGAAGCGAAAACGCGGCTGCAGGGGCTGGCGGTCCCGTCCAGCCTCATGGAGCGGGCGATCGGCGCCGCGGCCTTCACCGCACTACAGCGCGAGCTCGGCACCGTAACCGAGTACCGCATGACGGAGCAGCAAGCGGAAGCCGTCGTCCGACTCCAGCTCGGTCAGCTCGCGGCGCTCGAGAGCGACGAGATCCTGAAAGAGTACCTGCAGCTCCGCGACCTGATCCGCGGGTACGAGACGCTCCTCTCCGCCGACGCGAACATTCACGCCGTCATTCGCGAAGACCTGGACAAGATGGCCTCGAAGTACGGGGACAGCCGCCGGACCGAGATCACCGATGACGGTGGCGACCTGGAAATCGAAGACCTGATCGTGGACGAACCGAACGTCGTCACGATCTCGCACGAGGGTTTCATCAAGCGCATGCCGCTGACCGAGTACCGCGTGCAGGGCCGAGGGGGGAAGGGCGTCCAGGGCGGGCTGCGCGACAAGGACTTCGTGGAACACTTCTTCGTCGCGAGCACCAAAGCCTACCTCTTGTGCTTCGCGAACACCGGCCAGATGTACTGGCTGAAGGTGTACAAGATCCCGCAGGCGGCGCGCACGAGCGCGGGCCGAAGTATCGCCAACGTGCTGTCGCTCAAGCCCGAAGAGAAGATCACGAGCATCGTGCCGGTGCGCGAGTTCGCCGAGGGGTGCCACCTGCTCATGGCCACGCGCCAGGGCACGGTGAAAAAGACCGACCTGATGGCGTACAGCAACGTGCGGGCCGGCGGCATCATCGGCATCACGCTCGACGCGGGCGACGACCTCATTAACGTCGCGCTCACGAGACCCGGCGACGAGATCATTCTCAGCACGCAGAAGGGCATGGCGATCCGGTTCCGCGAGTCCAACGCCCGCGCGATCGGGCGCACGGCCCGCGGGGTCAAGGGCATCAAGCTCGGCAAGGACGACATTATCGTCGGCATGGTGGTCGCGGACCCAGACGGGTTGCTCCTCACGGTCTGCGAGAACGGTTACGGCAAGCGCACGCCGTTCGGCGCGAACACCCCCGCCCCGGAGGGCACCGGCGAGGGCGACGACGAGATGTCGGGCGCCGAGCCGGAAATCATTGAGGCGGAGAACGAGAACGGCGACGGCGAGAACGAGACCGACCCGTCGAACATGCGGTACCGGCTCCAGCGCCGCGGCGGTAAGGGCGTGAAGGACGTCAAGGTGACCGCCAAGAACGGCAAGGTGATCGGCATCACGAGCGTGCGCGACGGCGACGAAATCATGCTCATCACGAAGGACGGCATGGTGACGCGGAGCAAGGTGGACGCGATCCGCATCGTCGGCCGGAACACGCAGGGCGTGAAGGTCATGAACCTGAGCGACGGCGACAAGATCGTGTCGATCGCAAAGGTCGCCCAGGAGAACGTCGGCGACGTGGGAGAGGTGAAGGAATAAGACAGAAGAACGGAGCCGCGGATGAACGCAGATAGCGCGGATAAAACCCAGAGAGATTCCGTTCAGAATCGCACGGGCCGACTTTCGTGGTTTGTGCCTAATTCCTGGGTTTTATCCGCGCTATCTGCGTTCATCCGCGGCTCCGTTCTTCTCCTTCATTGATTTGGAGCCTGATTCAATGCGCGTGCTGATTACCGGCGGGTACGGGTTCATCGGGGCGTGGATCATTCGCAACCTGTTATCGCGCGGCGATCAGGTGTGGGTTTTCGACCTCCGCGAAGACGCCCGCCGATTGCGGCTCGTCCTGCCCGAGAGCGAGGTCGCGAAGGTCACGTTCGTGCAGGGCGACGTGACCGACCTCAAGGCACTCTCCACCGCGATCGCGGCCCACCAGATTTCGCACATCATCCACCTCGCCGGGCTGCAAGTGCCGACGTGCCGCACCGACCCGATGTTGGGCGCGAAGGTGAACGTGCTCGGCACGCTCGCCGTGTTCGAGGCCGTGAAAGCCGCGGGCGACCAGGTGAAGCGCCTCGTGTACGCGAGTTCCGCCGCGGTCTTCGGCGGACCGGACAAGTACCCGGCCGGTGCGCAACCGGACGAAGCGCCGCTCGTACCTAGCACGCACTACGGCGTGTTCAAGTGCTGCAACGAGGGCAACGCCCGCATCTACTTCCAGGACTCGGGTATCTCCAGCGTCGGCCTGCGGCCGTGGACCGTGTACGGCGTGGGGCGCGATCTCGGTATGACCAGCGAACCGACGAAGGCGATCAAAGCGGTGCTGCTCGGGCGCCCGTACCACATCAATTTCGGTGGGTCGAGCGACTTCCAATACGTCGACGACGTGGCGAAGACCTTCATCTACTCGATGGACCGGCCGTACTCGGGAGCGAAAAGCTACAACCTGCGCGGCGCCGTGATCGCGATGAAGGAGTTCCACGCCGCGCTCACCGCCGTGCTGCCAGAAGCGGCGAAATTGGTCACGTTCGGCACCACGCAGATCGCCATCGCCTACGACCTCTCCGACGACGGCCTCCAGCGCGACCTCGGGCCGATGCCGAAAACAGCGCTCGAAACCGGCATTCGTGAGACGGTCGCGATCTTCAAGCAACTCCAGAGCGAAGGGCGACTCGACACCGCGGACCTCGAAGCGCCCAAAATGGCACCGGTCACGGTCGCCGACGAGCCGTAAGAGGCGATTCGCGCCCGGGCGGGTTATCGGTAATGTGGTCCGCTCACGGAACGAGCGGACTACGCGCCGAGTATCCCAAAAGTACAGGCCGAAACACTTCAAACACTCCTCCACATTTCGCCACATCTCTACCTTCACGCGCGGTTGTAATTCCGCCATTTGCGGAATGTAGACTTTCTGTGAAGTCGCAACGGTTACAACGGTCGCGAAGAAGTTGCGGCGGCTGGCACTCGGTTCCTGGATCGCACAAACGCCTGAAAAATCCAGCACTTGGCCACTTTCTGCCGAAATTCGATTCGCTGTGGCACGCTCTCTGCATTGCATTATCTCATCGAAACGAAACCCAACCGCAAGGAAGCATAAAGATGACCCCGATCACCAGCACCGCCCGCATTACCACGACCGCCTCGACCACCACCGACGCCGAAAAGCTCCTCCGCGACATGGCCTACATCCTCAAACTGACCCGCCGTGTGAAAGAGGAAATGTGTGCCGATCGCGCTCAGGCCCAGGCCCCGGTCACGAATCCCGAACGGGCCCTGGTCGCATAAGACCGACCCATCCCCCATGCCGCTCCCTTGTCCCCTATGAAAACAGGAGGAACAAGCGAAGCGGGCGAGGGTCCCAACGGCTTAACTCCCGCCGTTCGGACCCCCGCCCGCTTCTTTCGTTTGTCGGCCACCCCTCACTTCTCGTCTACCCCATTCCCCTTATCCCCCGATCTTACCTCGGTACGAGGCATCGGATTGTTCCAATCGTGCGAACGAATCCGGATTTGTGCAAAGTTCGCGGAGCGCCGTGGCCGAAAAGTTTTCTGAAGCGAATGGTTCGTTGGATCATCGGGGGGGGGAAATGAAGCGTACCGCGACCACGTTGGTGCTATTAGCCGGGTTCGGCGGCGGGTGCGTCAGCCCCGAAGCACAAACCCAACAACAACAGATGCAGCCGGCGCCGCAGCGCACCGGCGGGTTCGGCACGGTCACCCGGGGCAAGGAAGTCGGGGGGGTGATGGGGCCGAGCGGCGAGCCGGTGATGGCCGTTCGCGGGTCCACCCCGTGGGGCGGGCCGAGCGGCGTGAAGCAGGCCGGCGGACCGACCGCACTCGTCGGCGACACCGGCATGATTCGGCCCGTGTCGGGATTCAACCCGACGCGCGTCACCTCGAACGAGGGCTGCACGAACTGCTCCGTGCCGGGCGTCGGCGGTAGCGTCATTCGTGACGCCGGTTCGAGTTACGGTCCGCCCCCGGGGTACGGGGCCGCCGGTCCTTACGGCCCGCAGGACTCGCTGCGGCACGGCATCGTTCCGGTGCCCACGATGGGGCCTCCCGGAGCCGTGGCCGCGTTCGGGGCCATCGGGGCGGGTGGCGGTGGAATGATGGGGCGCCCGGGCCTGCCGAACGGCCGATCGTCGATCAACTTCACCGGCCCGGCCGGGATGAAGGTAACCTGGCAACTGCCGGACGGCACCTTCAACGACGAGGCCAGCGCGCTGACCGCGCCGAAGGACTACAACTTCCTGCAAGGGTCAGTGTACCGGCTGCGGCTCACGAGCATCCTGCCGGACCACCCGGGCAAGTCGTTCTACCCGACGCTCGAAGTGGCCCCCGCGAACCCGAAGACGCTGGTGTTCCTGAGCCACTCCAATGTGCCGCTCACGTTCACGGCGGACGACTTCGCCCAGGCGAAGGCGGGCAACCTCGTGGTGAAGGTGGTGTACCTGCCGGACCCGATCAACCAGGACTTTAGCACGGTCCTCGGCGCGGAAGAAGTGGTCTCCACGCGGCTCGAACCGGGTGCCGACCCGGTCGCGGAAGCCCAGCGCCGCGGAGCGATCCTGGCCATCATCCGCATGGGTAACATTGACCTGGAGAACCGCGTCTCGCCCGCGATGACCGCCCCGCCCCCGGGCCTGATGCTCCCGCCGGGCGGCCCGGTTCCGACCCCGCCCCCGGGTGCGATGCCGCCGAAGCCGAAGAGCTCTGTGGAACTGCCGCTCAACCCGCCGGGCACCGCGAGCGTCCGCCCCCTGGTCTCTCTGCCCGCGCTGCCGTCGGTTCCTCCGGCCGAGCTTCCGCTCGTGCCGAGCGGTCCCGTGGCCCCGGTCGGTCCCGGGCCGAAGCCGCCGACCAAGTAGTTTTCAAGTTTGAAGTTCCAGAGTTCCAAGTTCCGAGTCGAAGACCGCGGGCGAACAGCTTGTGTCTTCAACTCGGGGCTTGGAACTCTGAAACTTGGGACTCCGACACACGGGCTTTTTGTTGAACAGGACTTCGCGAGGTTTCGCCATGAAAGCGAAGACGCTCACACTGCTCGGTGCCCTGGTCGTTGGTCAGGGGCTCGCCCCGGCTCAACCGGGACCGGTTCCGACGCAGGGGCCGCCCGGCGGGGTCGCGGGGTTCGGCGCAGCGCCCCCGGGGCCGCTCGGTCCGCCGCGCGCGGTACCCGGGCAGGACGTGCTGCAACCCGGTACGGGTGCTCCGGTGCCGGCGCCGCTCGTCGCGGCCAAGTTCCTCGTGCCGAAGGACGTGCGCGTCACCGCGTTCCCCGGTTCGGCGCAGAGCCGAATGTACGACGCGCCCGTCGTGATGGGCCTACGCCCCGGCTACGTGTACCGCTTCGAGCTGAGCAACCTGCCGTACAGTCCGGGTAAGGTGCTGTACCCGGAAGTGGAAGTGCGCGGAACGCTGGTCCCGCGCCCCGGCATGAAGTACATGGATCACCCGATCCCGCTCGTGTTCTCGCAACCCGACATCGAGCGCGTGCTCAAGGGCGCGGTGGTCACGAAGGTCATTTATCTGGAAGACCCGGAGAAGGCGCTGCCCGCGGAAGTGGCACCGAACGCCCCGGTCGAAATGCCCGACGAGACCGACGCTGCGGCCATTAAAGCCGCGCTCGCCAACGGCCGGCTCATGGCGATCGTGCGCCTGGGCAACCTGAAACCGACCGCCGATCAACTGAAATCCTATGTGATCGATGGCACGATCCTGCTTCCGGGCGAGAAGCTGTTGAAGGCCCCGATCGCGCCCCCGCACTTCCCGTACCTCGCGTGCCCGATGTACGACCCGCTCTTGGGTCCGAAGGGGCCGAAGGAAGAGTGCTTCATCGACGGCGGCGACAAGGGCGATCCATTGGGGATCGGCC
The Gemmata palustris DNA segment above includes these coding regions:
- the gyrA gene encoding DNA gyrase subunit A — encoded protein: MADENTPPTDPDAAPPTGGLAIIHPLDIVDELRDSYLTYAQSVIISRALPDVRDGLKPSQRRILVAMNDLGLGPASSTSKCAGIIGETMKRYHPHGDASIYDSLVRMAQDWNLRYRLVHGQGNFGSIAGLPPAAHRYTEARLTPAAGELLEDLERDTVDFIDNYDGKYREPLVLPGKFPNLLVNGSDGIAVGMATHIPPHNLREVCTALVRLIDEPDATLADLIQIVPGPDFPTGGIVMGRQGILDAYSRGAGKITLRARAQVMEEVKGKSPSILITEVPFQVTRNALTEEIGQLVKDERIAGIGGIRDESSARNGEPVRLIVELKRGTDPHLVLNQLYQFTKLQKTVSIIMLALVDGRPRELTLKEMLQKFLDHRVHVIRRRTEYLLREAKRRGHVLEGQLIAIADIENVIKICRTSANRGEAKTRLQGLAVPSSLMERAIGAAAFTALQRELGTVTEYRMTEQQAEAVVRLQLGQLAALESDEILKEYLQLRDLIRGYETLLSADANIHAVIREDLDKMASKYGDSRRTEITDDGGDLEIEDLIVDEPNVVTISHEGFIKRMPLTEYRVQGRGGKGVQGGLRDKDFVEHFFVASTKAYLLCFANTGQMYWLKVYKIPQAARTSAGRSIANVLSLKPEEKITSIVPVREFAEGCHLLMATRQGTVKKTDLMAYSNVRAGGIIGITLDAGDDLINVALTRPGDEIILSTQKGMAIRFRESNARAIGRTARGVKGIKLGKDDIIVGMVVADPDGLLLTVCENGYGKRTPFGANTPAPEGTGEGDDEMSGAEPEIIEAENENGDGENETDPSNMRYRLQRRGGKGVKDVKVTAKNGKVIGITSVRDGDEIMLITKDGMVTRSKVDAIRIVGRNTQGVKVMNLSDGDKIVSIAKVAQENVGDVGEVKE
- a CDS encoding NAD-dependent epimerase/dehydratase family protein, whose product is MRVLITGGYGFIGAWIIRNLLSRGDQVWVFDLREDARRLRLVLPESEVAKVTFVQGDVTDLKALSTAIAAHQISHIIHLAGLQVPTCRTDPMLGAKVNVLGTLAVFEAVKAAGDQVKRLVYASSAAVFGGPDKYPAGAQPDEAPLVPSTHYGVFKCCNEGNARIYFQDSGISSVGLRPWTVYGVGRDLGMTSEPTKAIKAVLLGRPYHINFGGSSDFQYVDDVAKTFIYSMDRPYSGAKSYNLRGAVIAMKEFHAALTAVLPEAAKLVTFGTTQIAIAYDLSDDGLQRDLGPMPKTALETGIRETVAIFKQLQSEGRLDTADLEAPKMAPVTVADEP
- a CDS encoding isopeptide-forming domain-containing fimbrial protein, whose product is MKAKTLTLLGALVVGQGLAPAQPGPVPTQGPPGGVAGFGAAPPGPLGPPRAVPGQDVLQPGTGAPVPAPLVAAKFLVPKDVRVTAFPGSAQSRMYDAPVVMGLRPGYVYRFELSNLPYSPGKVLYPEVEVRGTLVPRPGMKYMDHPIPLVFSQPDIERVLKGAVVTKVIYLEDPEKALPAEVAPNAPVEMPDETDAAAIKAALANGRLMAIVRLGNLKPTADQLKSYVIDGTILLPGEKLLKAPIAPPHFPYLACPMYDPLLGPKGPKEECFIDGGDKGDPLGIGPGGRLGGLNPTDVGVEYTIGGRRKVTTSNVVCICSPRFMIRRTELLPNGFDHQVRAAAHVGALSPGSFKDRRAAMVDIALTKPSEFEGKVRPSAFVGKVGTAFFINTSRPAAFGQVAGVKVVGVVVEPEQLTAFPMLAPLTVTKSVDPPGPKEAGEIVTITIKYANTGAKAVSDIVISDSLSGRLEYVQGSSQSDRPSNFTVAENEVGSTVVRWELPGTILPGQSGTVRFKAKVR